The following proteins are co-located in the Saccharomycodes ludwigii strain NBRC 1722 chromosome V, whole genome shotgun sequence genome:
- the PIF1 gene encoding DNA helicase PIF1 (similar to Saccharomyces cerevisiae YML061C | PIF1 | Petite Integration Frequency), producing MSKRYYELESETVIYSSNNKYQKLSKDDIAWLSDDSDCEVVLNPQISSITKTTKVQPITANVQKPLIKLDQSVNTVIQSDNSTSITKIPQKVLSTPNPKNITKNKNASITHINESIRSKRNISIISDATKIKPPSIDKDIENSIQLDKETAQVLPIRNFNETSPFFENTKNDSKSKEKMNNAQLLFLTQRPNTLMALNDHQKIIEPSIQQIAGSSIVRKKVKSHLLSEEQRQVIELAKRGYNIFYTGSAGTGKSVLLRALIKELRECNGTVAVTASTGLAACNIGGITLHSFAGIGLGNGSDVQLFRKVRRNRKNTERWKETDVLIVDEISMIAGDLLDKLDYVARHVRKRYNEPFGGIQVIFCGDFFQLPPVNKPKDRNQIQDVKFAFESKAWEETINITITLQKVFRQKGDMKFITMLNEIRLGTVSRDTELELKKLGKPLLFDDGIMPAELFPTRNEVDNANNNKLRELPGHKHVFNAIDGGTTTDPKLRENLLFNFLAPKTLELKIGAQVMMIKNIDSTLVNGSLGKVVDFLDSETYMFYQSMKEDELNTQELTGVETYLDAKVEKEGQHVDTSLHGGDIKDPDDTKANFKKGTGSLIKEFKNDKSTEANVQLGDYIFAFLPKASSNPEIDKNLQRKKELLNKLHTSSNKRKLPLVNFVLADGTYRTVLVEPEAWVIEDEHEKPIVSRVQLPLMLAWALSIHKSQGQTLSRCKVDLRKIFEKGQAYVALSRAVSREGLQVLNFNKSKVQAHRKVVEFYKTLSSAKDAKERYASKGFQSKLPFLKKELKSSSPTPYEDAKTNHIDISDLLLKKRS from the coding sequence ATGTCAAAAAGATACTACGAGTTAGAGTCAGAAACCGTAATTTATAGCAGTAATAACAAGTACCAGAAACTATCCAAAGACGATATAGCTTGGCTAAGTGATGATTCAGATTGTGAAGTAGTATTAAATCCTCAGATTTCttcaataacaaaaacaaccAAGGTTCAACCAATAACAGCCAATGTACAAAAGCCATTAATCAAACTTGATCAGAGTGTCAATACTGTTATTCAATCAGATAATAGCACTAGCATTACAAAGATACCACAAAAAGTATTATCAACACCCAATCctaaaaatataaccaaaaataaaaacgcTTCAATTACTCACATTAACGAATCCATCAGATCTAAAAGAAACATTTCTATCATTAGTGACGCTACAAAAATCAAGCCCCCTTCAATTGATAaagatattgaaaattcAATACAATTGGACAAAGAGACAGCTCAGGTGTTACCAATAAGAAATTTTAATGAAACAtctcctttttttgaaaataccAAGAATGATTCAAAatcaaaggaaaaaatgaataatgCACAATTACTCTTTTTGACCCAAAGACCAAATACCCTTATGGCCCTAAATGATCATCAGAAAATCATTGAACCATCTATTCAACAAATTGCTGGAAGCTCAATCGTAAggaaaaaagtgaaaagtCATTTGTTGAGTGAGGAACAGCGCCAGGTCATTGAATTGGCTAAACGTGGttataacattttttatacAGGGTCAGCTGGTACAGGTAAATCAGTTTTATTGCGAGCATTAATCAAGGAATTAAGAGAATGCAATGGTACGGTTGCTGTTACTGCTTCAACCGGTTTAGCAGCCTGCAATATCGGTGGCATAACCTTGCATTCTTTTGCGGGCATTGGTTTGGGAAACGGATCAGATGTACAATTATTCAGAAAAGTTAGGAGAAATAGGAAAAACACCGAAAGATGGAAAGAAACAGATGTGCTAATTGTTGACGAAATAAGTATGATTGCTGGAGACTTGTTGGATAAATTGGACTATGTCGCTAGACATGTTAGGAAAAGATATAACGAACCTTTTGGTGGAATTCAGGTCATATTTTGTggtgatttttttcaattacCACCTGTAAATAAACCAAAGGATAGAAACCAAATTCAAGACGTTAAGTTTGCATTTGAATCCAAAGCGTGGGAGGAGACAATTAATATTACCATCACTTTACAAAAAGTTTTCAGGCAAAAGGGTGATATGAAATTTATTACCATGTTAAATGAAATAAGATTGGGAACAGTATCTAGGGATACTGAgttagaattaaaaaagcttggaaaaccattattatttgacgATGGTATCATGCCTGCAGAATTATTTCCAACGAGAAACGAAGTAGACAACgctaacaacaacaaactAAGAGAACTTCCTGGACATAAACATGTATTTAATGCCATTGACGGTGGCACTACAACAGATCCAAAACTAAGAGAAAATTtacttttcaattttctGGCCCCCAAAACATTGGAACTAAAAATTGGAGCACaagtgatgatgataaaaaatatagacaGTACGTTGGTTAATGGTTCTTTGGGGAAAgttgttgattttttaGATAGTGAAACGTATATGTTTTATCAAAGTATGAAAGAGGATGAATTAAATACACAGGAATTAACTGGGGTGGAAACCTATTTGGATGCCAAAGTGGAAAAAGAGGGGCAACACGTGGATACTTCCCTTCATGGAGGGGACATAAAGGATCCCGATGATACAAAAGctaatttcaaaaaggGTACTGGCTCGTTAATTAAAGagtttaaaaatgataaatcCACTGAAGCTAATGTGCAATTGGGAGATTATATCTTTGCATTTTTGCCTAAAGCTTCTTCAAATCCAgaaatagataaaaatttacaacGTAAGAAGGAATTATTGAACAAACTGCACACATcttcaaataaaagaaagttACCATTGGtgaattttgttttggcAGATGGAACATATAGAACTGTTTTAGTAGAACCTGAAGCTTGGGTCATTGAGGATGAACACGAAAAACCGATAGTTTCTAGAGTTCAGCTCCCTCTAATGTTAGCGTGGGCTTTGTCAATTCATAAATCGCAAGGACAAACATTATCACGGTGTAAAGTAGATTTACGCAAAATCTTTGAAAAGGGACAAGCGTATGTGGCCTTATCACGTGCTGTTTCTAGGGAAGGATTacaagttttaaatttcaaCAAAAGTAAAGTTCAAGCCCATAGGAAAGTTGTCGAATTTTACAAAACTTTATCTAGTGCTAAAGACGCCAAAGAAAGGTATGCCTCCAAAGGATTTCAATCTAAGctaccatttttaaaaaaagagttgAAAAGCAGTTCGCCAACTCCATATGAAGATGCCAAAACGAATCATATAGATATAAGTGACTTACtgcttaaaaaaagatcGTAG
- the OGG1 gene encoding 8-oxoguanine glycosylase OGG1 (similar to Saccharomyces cerevisiae YML060W | OGG1 | 8-OxoGuanine Glycosylase/lyase) encodes MTSGVDKWFKIAVNIKYLDISTVLQIGQSFRWVYNGETNEYISSINLDHDKTFDIVKLKQDDKFMYYTSVNNNNNKQLLHTWVRSYFLLDIDRKQLFEHWKIKDPKHFSNLSHIEPLCSSCCILQQDPWETLLSFICSSNNNISRITKMCHTLTELAGDEIPNCDQLSPLYTFPNSGQIIKVLTESILRENGFGYRAKYIIETAKKIVDLKLKDGMMELSDSQYLKWKISGSPYLEAREFALAFSGVGPKVADCFLLMGMGYHDVVPVDVHVNRIAQRDYKITSGSSNNKKTQIAKLKLEYTKYPTTRRKINFDLDLIRLFFRDLWGAYSGWAQAIFFAKEVGSTSGIVDGSVSKRKLLIKTEDDNSAVTKRIKVK; translated from the coding sequence ATGACTTCCGGTGTTGATAAATGGTTTAAAATAGCAGtgaatattaaatatttggataTTTCTACTGTATTACAAATCGGACAAAGTTTCCGTTGGGTATATAATGGTGAGACAAACGAATATATCAGTTCAATAAATTTGGATCATGATAAAACCTTTGATATTGTAAAACTAAAACAAGATGATAAATTCATGTATTACACGagtgttaataataataataataaacaattattaCATACTTGGGTTAGATcctattttcttttagatATTGATAGGAAACAATTATTCGAGCATTGGAAAATTAAAGATCCCAAGCACTTCAGTAATTTATCTCATATAGAACCACTGTGTTCTTCTTGCTGTATTTTGCAACAAGATCCGTGGGAAACTTTGCTTTCTTTTATATGTTctagcaataataacatatcTCGGATTACCAAAATGTGTCATACTCTAACAGAATTGGCTGGAGATGAAATTCCAAACTGCGATCAATTATCACCACTGTATACTTTTCCTAACAGTGGCCAAATTATCAAAGTATTGACGGAAAGTATCTTGAGGGAAAACGGGTTCGGCTATAGGGCAAAATACATAATCGAAACcgctaaaaaaattgttgacttaaaattaaaagatggTATGATGGAATTATCTGATTCACAGTATTTGAAGTGGAAAATTTCAGGGAGCCCATATCTGGAAGCACGAGAATTTGCTTTAGCATTTTCTGGAGTAGGACCCAAAGTCGCCGATTGTTTCCTGCTAATGGGGATGGGGTATCATGATGTTGTCCCAGTTGATGTTCATGTAAATAGAATAGCCCAAAGAGACTATAAAATTACCAGCGGtagtagcaataataaaaaaactcaAATTGCAAAATTGAAACTAGAATATACCAAATATCCAACAACTAGAAGGAAAATCAATTTTGATCTAGATCTAATTAGGTTATTTTTTCGTGATTTATGGGGTGCTTATTCAGGTTGGGCACAGGCAATCTTCTTTGCTAAAGAAGTTGGTAGCACAAGTGGCATTGTAGATGGGTCAGTCtccaaaagaaaattattaataaaaactgAAGATGACAATAGTGCTGTCACAAAACGAATTAaagttaaataa